One Solanum lycopersicum chromosome 2, SLM_r2.1 genomic region harbors:
- the LOC101250947 gene encoding protein GRAVITROPIC IN THE LIGHT 1, with translation MANKVSNFSDLIQRVTASCLLHPLSSNGHISGARDADESEDDKYTTEEEEEEHSPYVETLEKFQNFEVKNEEIRTEKVNEMEMLLGEVFDAVSAMKKAYVSLQEAHCPWDQDKMRVADVAVISELRRLGVLRERFRRNVGGGSERGDWRVGVATLREVVAPYESAVEELKQEVKAKDIEIDDLKEKLKTATLLSSNSGKKNKSKRRVNCSSQAPVNMSPAPDLFESTVSSVKEASKSFTSMLLSLMRSAHWDIAAAVRSIEAASSNSTTPTADSIVGANHAKYALESYVNRKMFQGFDHETFYMDGSLSSLLHPDQHRRECYTQYRDMKAMDPMELLGILPTCSFGNFCFKKYLAIVHPKMEESLFGDLEQRRQVLAGNHPRSQFYGEFLGLAKAVWLLHLLAFSLDPPPSHFETSNGSEFHPKYMESVVKYSISMGIGGRMGMGLVVGFPVSPGFKLGNGSVVKARVYLVPKNGF, from the coding sequence ATGGCCAACAAGGTTTCCAATTTCTCGGATCTGATCCAACGTGTCACTGCTTCTTGCTTGCTCCACCCACTTTCCTCCAACGGCCACATCTCTGGTGCTCGTGACGCCGACGAATCTGAAGATGACAAGTACACtaccgaagaagaagaagaagaacactCACCTTATGTGGAAACTCTGGAAAAATTCCAGAATTTCGAGGtaaaaaatgaggagataagAACTGAGAAAGTAAATGAAATGGAAATGCTTTTAGGGGAAGTGTTTGATGCAGTGTCGGCAATGAAGAAGGCTTACGTTAGTCTACAGGAGGCGCATTGTCCTTGGGATCAGGATAAAATGCGCGTGGCTGACGTGGCTGTGATATCTGAACTGCGAAGGCTTGGAGTGTTGAGGGAAAGATTCCGGCGGAATGTCGGCGGTGGAAGTGAAAGAGGGGACTGGAGAGTCGGGGTGGCGACGCTGAGAGAAGTGGTGGCGCCGTATGAGTCAGCCGTGGAAGAACTGAAGCAAGAGGTGAAGGCAAAGGATATTGAGATCGATGATTTGAAGGAAAAGCTAAAAACGGCGACGTTGCTTAGCAGCAATAGTGGAAAGAAAAACAAGTCAAAACGGAGAGTTAACTGCAGCAGTCAAGCTCCAGTTAATATGTCGCCGGCACCTGACCTGTTCGAATCTACAGTGAGCTCAGTAAAAGAAGCCTCAAAATCCTTCACGAGTATGCTCCTCTCTTTGATGCGCTCTGCTCACTGGGACATTGCGGCGGCAGTGAGATCCATTGAAGCTGCTTCATCTAACTCCACCACACCAACGGCGGATTCAATTGTCGGAGCCAACCATGCAAAATACGCACTGGAATCTTATGTGAACCGCAAAATGTTCCAAGGATTCGATCACGAGACGTTCTACATGGACGGAAGCTTGTCATCACTCCTCCACCCAGACCAGCACCGCCGGGAGTGTTATACACAGTACAGGGACATGAAAGCCATGGACCCAATGGAACTTCTGGGAATTCTCCCAACTTGTAGTTTTGGGAACTTCTGTTTCAAGAAGTATTTGGCCATCGTGCATCCTAAAATGGAGGAGTCTTTGTTTGGTGATTTGGAGCAGAGGCGTCAGGTACTGGCTGGGAACCATCCGAGGAGTCAGTTTTACGGAGAGTTTCTTGGGCTAGCAAAGGCCGTTTGGCTGCTGCATTTGCTGGCCTTTTCTTTGGATCCTCCGCCAAGTCACTTTGAGACAAGCAATGGATCGGAGTTTCACCCCAAGTACATGGAAAGTGTGGTGAAGTATTCCATTTCCATGGGGATAGGAGGGAGAATGGGTATGGGTCTAGTTGTCGGGTTTCCAGTTAGTCCCGGGTTTAAGCTTGGAAATGGATCAGTTGTTAAGGCTAGGGTTTATTTAGTCCCCAAAAATGGGTTTTAA